The Arachis duranensis cultivar V14167 chromosome 2, aradu.V14167.gnm2.J7QH, whole genome shotgun sequence genome has a window encoding:
- the LOC127739713 gene encoding MDIS1-interacting receptor like kinase 2-like, with the protein MTKYTFELLKVAVLTLCATSYVLFPAMASTNEERYSLVKSGWWRSDYQKISNHCNWTAITCNEAGSVTDIAAHYWPFNLPPSSLKLQNLNLTAFPNLVTLYLPRMQLTGIIPPEIGTLSKLVTLDLSYNNLHGELPKSFASLTQLIVLDVSFNSLCGTIPSELGEFENLTFLSLASNRIEGPIPQQLGNLRDLQELHLSNNLINGTIPSSLGRLGNLTSLSLASNQIEGHIPQNLGNLKSLKKTLFLK; encoded by the coding sequence ATGACTAAGTATACTTTCGAGTTACTGAAAGTAGCAGTGCTAACATTATGTGCTACCTCTTATGTGTTGTTCCCTGCTATGGCTTCCACCAATGAGGAACGTTATTCTTTGGTGAAGAGTGGTTGGTGGAGAAGTGATTAtcagaagatctcaaaccattGTAATTGGACTGCAATCACATGTAATGAAGCTGGAAGTGTTACAGATATTGCTGCACACTACTGGCCTTTCAACCTTCCTCCATCATCATTGAAGCTTCAGAACTTGAATCTCACTGCATTTCCCAATTTAGTCACTCTGTATCTACCTCGAATGCAACTCACTGGAATCATCCCTCCCGAGATAGGTACTCTTTCGAAACTTGTCACTCTTGATCTGTCTTATAATAATCTTCATGGTGAGCTTCCAAAATCATTTGCAAGTCTTACTCAACTCATAGTTCTTGATGTTTCCTTCAATTCTCTTTGTGGAACCATTCCTTCTGAGTTGGGTGAATTCGAGAATCTAACCTTTCTTTCGCTTGCTTCAAACCGAATCGAAGGTCCAATACCACAACAGTTAGGGAATTTAAGAGACTTACAAGAACTACATCTCTCAAATAATTTGATCAATGGTACAATCCCTTCTAGTTTAGGCCGATTGGGAAACTTGACTTCTCTCTCACTAGCTTCAAACCAAATTGAAGGTCACATACCTCAAAATCTTGGGAATttaaagagtttaaaaaaaaCTCTATTTCTCAAATAA